One Ooceraea biroi isolate clonal line C1 chromosome 6, Obir_v5.4, whole genome shotgun sequence genomic window carries:
- the LOC105281802 gene encoding spermatogenesis-defective protein 39 homolog isoform X2, whose product MSTNKDDDAFWYSSETRSFCFESNEVDQLLRGSKAGAEELGAGISNVSISESNFRSSDDLQTAKPLLSIISDKTLSCILAADKLQNVRPEIDVAPPEITLRKILLGQPYSLVEYKSIASKTALLDAAISGGDGNAILIVILFLTKTLKRSLVQRLLTERPDAVNIYLHYLFIRLQTNEITDILTMLGHASVAAMKNLHIIIRNTRDPTKLLQKLHNCYKVHFAMLPDCKEAIFLKSYIKLLEWQMAIKQINDNEELPFNSSLLKSLHYACKYHGNARDNSIMSPAMLSRDHHVSPKQHEKVSLQVKAACSEWDGVDRLLLTKGILGNTKLQTHLHIEDILKILYKNNASHAVLEKYLKFVDNLEKRLELAKKLSCHTVVIDIFVQQGDRTMLMDYKAKLQPQSGEYFYAESALRLPHVKWKT is encoded by the exons ATGAGCACCAACAAGGACGACGACGCTTTCTGGTACAGCAGTGAGACGCGGTCGTTCTGTTTCGAAAGTAACGAG GTGGACCAATTGTTGCGAGGATCGAAGGCCGGCGCAGAGGAACTCGGAGCAGGAATCTCTAATGTGTCAATTTCGGAAAGCAATTTCAGGTCTAGCGATGACCTCCAAACAGCAAAACCTCTGCTCTCCATTATATCAGACAAAACGCTTTCCTGCA TTTTAGCCGCAGACAAGTTGCAGAACGTACGTCCAGAAATAGATGTGGCCCCGCCAGAGATTACCTTGAGGAAGATATTGCTAGGCCAGCCATACTCATTAGTAGAGTACAAGTCTATTGCCAGCAAAACTGCCCTATTAGACGCTGCCATTTCAGGTGGAGATGGGAACGCTATTTTGATA gtgattttatttcttacaaaGACTCTAAAACGATCACTGGTACAAAGGTTGTTGACGGAGAGACCGGACGCAGTAAACATATACTTACATTACCTCTTTATAAGACTGCAAACGAATGAAATAACTGACATCTTGAC AATGCTGGGTCATGCCTCAGTCGCTGCT ATGAAGAATCTTCATATTATCATAAGGAACACGAGAGATCCGACCAAGCTGCTGCAAAAGCTGCACAACTGTTACAAAGTACACTTTGCCATGCTTCCTGATTGTAAGGAAGctatttttctgaaatcttACATCAAGCTGTTAG AGTGGCAAATGGCGATCAAACAGATAAATGACAATGAAGAGCTCCCATTCAACTCTTCACTTCTGAAATCTCTGCATTACGCATGCAAATATCATGGTAATGCGCGAGACAATTCCATAATGTCACCCGCAATGCTCTCTCGGGACCATCACGTCTCTCCCAAGCAACATGAAAAAGTTTCCCTGCAAGTCAAAGCTGCCTGCAGCGAGTGGGACGGTGTCGATCGTTTACTCTTAACGAAG GGAATACTTGGTAATACAAAACTGCAAACGCATTTACACATAgaagatatattgaaaatattgtacaaaaaCAACGCATCGCATGCCGTTCTCGAAAAGTATCTGAAATTTGTTGACAATTTAGAGAAGCGACTAGAATTGGCAAAGAAACTATCGTGCCATACAGTAGTAAtcgat ATATTTGTACAACAAGGGGACCGCACGATGCTGATGGATTACAAAGCGAAGTTGCAGCCTCAGTCGggagaatatttttatgctgAAAGTGCTTTACGTTTACCACATGTCAAGTGGAAAACGTAG
- the LOC105281771 gene encoding suppressor protein SRP40 isoform X1, giving the protein MAMQTQTSDEVTSNESYITSKLRLVRLIVVQSSLGQRLFGLVDSFLWTVEKCAEWSLHSQEIVADDGRLVKPAYVRPLPWFLFLPSLMFLRGIRMTANLSARIMGYPEITPTKMVRIVQNSRKRVLAIKMSGRKNRQDSKDKRLSMHEARKALIRSIRLTLSTLSCLDASKPSLSPPPTRIHVNSAFGVDASLSSSSSSCTPQDQVRTSRSESTESDATLKDTVLSGTDSENSPEKAKESLNEMIAQLAQENSVDDKDYVPDDTYKDESSTEEDSTEEGTEEDISMVELSDIVEEANELLDHKSTGDESDTDRRIKQDLKKEVKQTPKGEVKQISTEVTEQSSKKATEKAVEQNSKKATEEAVEQSSKKATEQNSEKATEQNSEKATEQSSTKATKQNSEKATKQNSEKATEQSSKKATEQNSEKATEQNSEKATEQNSEKATEQSSEKATEQNSEKATEQTSEETAEQNSKEDLAQSPEQRILSSEESRAKVDDRLTRSRSHDSLECYTPDRSSQEGDLTFYSPISSDSDTPKEHSAPSAPTADKIVKTNQFLNGEIHYVSEAMISESKSLEGTNNGAVVEKRSTNVSKIHRGKRTSHGNRKKK; this is encoded by the exons ATGGCCATGCAGACGCAAACCTCGGACGAA GTAACATCCAACGAGAGTTATATTACGTCAAAACTCAGACTGGTGCGATTGATCGTGGTGCAAAGCTCGCTGGGCCAGAGACTGTTCGGCCTTGTCGATAGCTTCCTGTGGACCGTGGAGAAATGCGCGGAATGGAGTCTACACTCTCAGGAAATTGTCGCAG ACGACGGAAGACTTGTTAAACCAGCGTACGTGAGACCGTTGCCGTGGTTCCTATTTCTACCGAGCTTGATGTTCCTACGTGGAATCAGAATGACGGCAAACTTGAGTGCTCGCATAATGGGTTACCCGGAGATCACGCCTACGAAAATG GTCAGAATTGTGCAGAATAGTCGCAAACGTGTACTCGCCATAAAGATGAGTGGAAGGAAGAATAGGCAAGATAGCAAG GACAAGAGATTGTCGATGCACGAGGCCAGGAAGGCCCTGATCAGGTCCATCCGCCTGACACTGTCAACCCTATCCTGTCTGGACGCGTCCAAACCCTCCCTGTCACCACCGCCCACTAGAATTCACGTCAATAGTGCCTTCGGTGTTGATGCA TCATTGagttcatcatcatcatcgtgcACGCCACAAGACCAAGTAAGAACATCGAGATCGGAATCGACGGAATCGGACGCTACTTTGAAAGATACAGTGCTATCAGGTACTGACTCGGAAAATTCGCCCGAGAAGGCAAAGGAGTCTCTGAACGAGATGATCGCACAACTTGCTCAGGAGAACAGTGTTGATGATAAGGATTACGTA CCAGATGATACATACAAGGATGAAAGCAGCACCGAAGAAGATAGTACCGAAGAAGGTACCGAAGAAGATATATCCATGGTTGAGCTTTCCGACATCGTCGAAGAGGCTAATGAATTATTGGATCACAAAAGCACAGGCGATGAATCGGATACCGATCGAAGAATCAAGCAAGATCTCAAAAAGGAAGTCAAACAAACGCCCAAGGGAGAAGTCAAACAAATTTCCACGGAGGTAACTGAGCAAAGCTCTAAGAAAGCAACCGAAAAGGCAGTCGAGCAAAACTCTAAGAAAGCAACCGAGGAGGCAGTCGAGCAAAGCTCCAAGAAAGCAACCGAGCAAAACTCCGAGAAAGCAACCGAGCAAAACTCCGAGAAAGCAACCGAGCAAAGCTCCACGAAAGCAACCAAACAAAACTCCGAGAAAGCAACCAAACAAAACTCCGAGAAAGCAACCGAGCAAAGCTCCAAGAAAGCAACCGAACAAAACTCCGAGAAAGCAACCGAGCAAAACTCCGAGAAAGCAACCGAGCAAAACTCCGAGAAAGCAACCGAGCAAAGCTCCGAGAAAGCAACCGAGCAAAACTCCGAGAAAGCAACCGAGCAAACCTCCGAGGAAACAGCCGAGCAGAACTCTAAAGAGGATCTCGCGCAGAGTCCAGAACAG CGAATACTGTCGAGCGAAGAAAGCCGCGCTAAGGTGGACGATCGCCTCACGAGATCGCGGAGTCACGACTCGCTAGAGTGCTATACGCCTGATCGATCCAGTCAGGAAGGCGATCTCACCTTCTACTCGCCGATCAGCTCGGACAGCGACACACCGAAGGAACACTCGGCGCCATCCGCACCAACCGCCGACA AGATCGTAAAGACAAACCAGTTCCTCAATGGCGAGATACATTACGTCTCGGAAGCAATGATTTCAG AATCAAAATCACTCGAGGGGACCAACAACGGCGCAGTTGTAGAGAAGCGCAGTACAAACGTGAGTAAAATCCACAGGGGTAAACGCACGAGTCATGGCAATCGCAAGAAAAAATAG
- the LOC105281771 gene encoding suppressor protein SRP40 isoform X2: MAMQTQTSDEVTSNESYITSKLRLVRLIVVQSSLGQRLFGLVDSFLWTVEKCAEWSLHSQEIVADDGRLVKPAYVRPLPWFLFLPSLMFLRGIRMTANLSARIMGYPEITPTKMVRIVQNSRKRVLAIKMSGRKNRQDSKSLSSSSSSCTPQDQVRTSRSESTESDATLKDTVLSGTDSENSPEKAKESLNEMIAQLAQENSVDDKDYVPDDTYKDESSTEEDSTEEGTEEDISMVELSDIVEEANELLDHKSTGDESDTDRRIKQDLKKEVKQTPKGEVKQISTEVTEQSSKKATEKAVEQNSKKATEEAVEQSSKKATEQNSEKATEQNSEKATEQSSTKATKQNSEKATKQNSEKATEQSSKKATEQNSEKATEQNSEKATEQNSEKATEQSSEKATEQNSEKATEQTSEETAEQNSKEDLAQSPEQRILSSEESRAKVDDRLTRSRSHDSLECYTPDRSSQEGDLTFYSPISSDSDTPKEHSAPSAPTADKIVKTNQFLNGEIHYVSEAMISESKSLEGTNNGAVVEKRSTNVSKIHRGKRTSHGNRKKK; the protein is encoded by the exons ATGGCCATGCAGACGCAAACCTCGGACGAA GTAACATCCAACGAGAGTTATATTACGTCAAAACTCAGACTGGTGCGATTGATCGTGGTGCAAAGCTCGCTGGGCCAGAGACTGTTCGGCCTTGTCGATAGCTTCCTGTGGACCGTGGAGAAATGCGCGGAATGGAGTCTACACTCTCAGGAAATTGTCGCAG ACGACGGAAGACTTGTTAAACCAGCGTACGTGAGACCGTTGCCGTGGTTCCTATTTCTACCGAGCTTGATGTTCCTACGTGGAATCAGAATGACGGCAAACTTGAGTGCTCGCATAATGGGTTACCCGGAGATCACGCCTACGAAAATG GTCAGAATTGTGCAGAATAGTCGCAAACGTGTACTCGCCATAAAGATGAGTGGAAGGAAGAATAGGCAAGATAGCAAG TCATTGagttcatcatcatcatcgtgcACGCCACAAGACCAAGTAAGAACATCGAGATCGGAATCGACGGAATCGGACGCTACTTTGAAAGATACAGTGCTATCAGGTACTGACTCGGAAAATTCGCCCGAGAAGGCAAAGGAGTCTCTGAACGAGATGATCGCACAACTTGCTCAGGAGAACAGTGTTGATGATAAGGATTACGTA CCAGATGATACATACAAGGATGAAAGCAGCACCGAAGAAGATAGTACCGAAGAAGGTACCGAAGAAGATATATCCATGGTTGAGCTTTCCGACATCGTCGAAGAGGCTAATGAATTATTGGATCACAAAAGCACAGGCGATGAATCGGATACCGATCGAAGAATCAAGCAAGATCTCAAAAAGGAAGTCAAACAAACGCCCAAGGGAGAAGTCAAACAAATTTCCACGGAGGTAACTGAGCAAAGCTCTAAGAAAGCAACCGAAAAGGCAGTCGAGCAAAACTCTAAGAAAGCAACCGAGGAGGCAGTCGAGCAAAGCTCCAAGAAAGCAACCGAGCAAAACTCCGAGAAAGCAACCGAGCAAAACTCCGAGAAAGCAACCGAGCAAAGCTCCACGAAAGCAACCAAACAAAACTCCGAGAAAGCAACCAAACAAAACTCCGAGAAAGCAACCGAGCAAAGCTCCAAGAAAGCAACCGAACAAAACTCCGAGAAAGCAACCGAGCAAAACTCCGAGAAAGCAACCGAGCAAAACTCCGAGAAAGCAACCGAGCAAAGCTCCGAGAAAGCAACCGAGCAAAACTCCGAGAAAGCAACCGAGCAAACCTCCGAGGAAACAGCCGAGCAGAACTCTAAAGAGGATCTCGCGCAGAGTCCAGAACAG CGAATACTGTCGAGCGAAGAAAGCCGCGCTAAGGTGGACGATCGCCTCACGAGATCGCGGAGTCACGACTCGCTAGAGTGCTATACGCCTGATCGATCCAGTCAGGAAGGCGATCTCACCTTCTACTCGCCGATCAGCTCGGACAGCGACACACCGAAGGAACACTCGGCGCCATCCGCACCAACCGCCGACA AGATCGTAAAGACAAACCAGTTCCTCAATGGCGAGATACATTACGTCTCGGAAGCAATGATTTCAG AATCAAAATCACTCGAGGGGACCAACAACGGCGCAGTTGTAGAGAAGCGCAGTACAAACGTGAGTAAAATCCACAGGGGTAAACGCACGAGTCATGGCAATCGCAAGAAAAAATAG
- the LOC105281771 gene encoding cyclin-dependent kinase 11B isoform X3, giving the protein MAMQTQTSDEVTSNESYITSKLRLVRLIVVQSSLGQRLFGLVDSFLWTVEKCAEWSLHSQEIVADDGRLVKPAYVRPLPWFLFLPSLMFLRGIRMTANLSARIMGYPEITPTKMVRIVQNSRKRVLAIKMSGRKNRQDSKPDDTYKDESSTEEDSTEEGTEEDISMVELSDIVEEANELLDHKSTGDESDTDRRIKQDLKKEVKQTPKGEVKQISTEVTEQSSKKATEKAVEQNSKKATEEAVEQSSKKATEQNSEKATEQNSEKATEQSSTKATKQNSEKATKQNSEKATEQSSKKATEQNSEKATEQNSEKATEQNSEKATEQSSEKATEQNSEKATEQTSEETAEQNSKEDLAQSPEQRILSSEESRAKVDDRLTRSRSHDSLECYTPDRSSQEGDLTFYSPISSDSDTPKEHSAPSAPTADKIVKTNQFLNGEIHYVSEAMISESKSLEGTNNGAVVEKRSTNVSKIHRGKRTSHGNRKKK; this is encoded by the exons ATGGCCATGCAGACGCAAACCTCGGACGAA GTAACATCCAACGAGAGTTATATTACGTCAAAACTCAGACTGGTGCGATTGATCGTGGTGCAAAGCTCGCTGGGCCAGAGACTGTTCGGCCTTGTCGATAGCTTCCTGTGGACCGTGGAGAAATGCGCGGAATGGAGTCTACACTCTCAGGAAATTGTCGCAG ACGACGGAAGACTTGTTAAACCAGCGTACGTGAGACCGTTGCCGTGGTTCCTATTTCTACCGAGCTTGATGTTCCTACGTGGAATCAGAATGACGGCAAACTTGAGTGCTCGCATAATGGGTTACCCGGAGATCACGCCTACGAAAATG GTCAGAATTGTGCAGAATAGTCGCAAACGTGTACTCGCCATAAAGATGAGTGGAAGGAAGAATAGGCAAGATAGCAAG CCAGATGATACATACAAGGATGAAAGCAGCACCGAAGAAGATAGTACCGAAGAAGGTACCGAAGAAGATATATCCATGGTTGAGCTTTCCGACATCGTCGAAGAGGCTAATGAATTATTGGATCACAAAAGCACAGGCGATGAATCGGATACCGATCGAAGAATCAAGCAAGATCTCAAAAAGGAAGTCAAACAAACGCCCAAGGGAGAAGTCAAACAAATTTCCACGGAGGTAACTGAGCAAAGCTCTAAGAAAGCAACCGAAAAGGCAGTCGAGCAAAACTCTAAGAAAGCAACCGAGGAGGCAGTCGAGCAAAGCTCCAAGAAAGCAACCGAGCAAAACTCCGAGAAAGCAACCGAGCAAAACTCCGAGAAAGCAACCGAGCAAAGCTCCACGAAAGCAACCAAACAAAACTCCGAGAAAGCAACCAAACAAAACTCCGAGAAAGCAACCGAGCAAAGCTCCAAGAAAGCAACCGAACAAAACTCCGAGAAAGCAACCGAGCAAAACTCCGAGAAAGCAACCGAGCAAAACTCCGAGAAAGCAACCGAGCAAAGCTCCGAGAAAGCAACCGAGCAAAACTCCGAGAAAGCAACCGAGCAAACCTCCGAGGAAACAGCCGAGCAGAACTCTAAAGAGGATCTCGCGCAGAGTCCAGAACAG CGAATACTGTCGAGCGAAGAAAGCCGCGCTAAGGTGGACGATCGCCTCACGAGATCGCGGAGTCACGACTCGCTAGAGTGCTATACGCCTGATCGATCCAGTCAGGAAGGCGATCTCACCTTCTACTCGCCGATCAGCTCGGACAGCGACACACCGAAGGAACACTCGGCGCCATCCGCACCAACCGCCGACA AGATCGTAAAGACAAACCAGTTCCTCAATGGCGAGATACATTACGTCTCGGAAGCAATGATTTCAG AATCAAAATCACTCGAGGGGACCAACAACGGCGCAGTTGTAGAGAAGCGCAGTACAAACGTGAGTAAAATCCACAGGGGTAAACGCACGAGTCATGGCAATCGCAAGAAAAAATAG
- the LOC105281802 gene encoding spermatogenesis-defective protein 39 homolog isoform X1: MSTNKDDDAFWYSSETRSFCFESNEVDQLLRGSKAGAEELGAGISNVSISESNFRSSDDLQTAKPLLSIISDKTLSCSMFKNYLSAISCCNKDFSIEACQTYDFAVLAADKLQNVRPEIDVAPPEITLRKILLGQPYSLVEYKSIASKTALLDAAISGGDGNAILIVILFLTKTLKRSLVQRLLTERPDAVNIYLHYLFIRLQTNEITDILTMLGHASVAAMKNLHIIIRNTRDPTKLLQKLHNCYKVHFAMLPDCKEAIFLKSYIKLLEWQMAIKQINDNEELPFNSSLLKSLHYACKYHGNARDNSIMSPAMLSRDHHVSPKQHEKVSLQVKAACSEWDGVDRLLLTKGILGNTKLQTHLHIEDILKILYKNNASHAVLEKYLKFVDNLEKRLELAKKLSCHTVVIDIFVQQGDRTMLMDYKAKLQPQSGEYFYAESALRLPHVKWKT, translated from the exons ATGAGCACCAACAAGGACGACGACGCTTTCTGGTACAGCAGTGAGACGCGGTCGTTCTGTTTCGAAAGTAACGAG GTGGACCAATTGTTGCGAGGATCGAAGGCCGGCGCAGAGGAACTCGGAGCAGGAATCTCTAATGTGTCAATTTCGGAAAGCAATTTCAGGTCTAGCGATGACCTCCAAACAGCAAAACCTCTGCTCTCCATTATATCAGACAAAACGCTTTCCTGCAgtatgtttaaaaattatttatctgcCATTTCTTGTTGTAACAAGGATTTCAGCATAGAAGCTTGTCAAACATATGATTTTGCAGTTTTAGCCGCAGACAAGTTGCAGAACGTACGTCCAGAAATAGATGTGGCCCCGCCAGAGATTACCTTGAGGAAGATATTGCTAGGCCAGCCATACTCATTAGTAGAGTACAAGTCTATTGCCAGCAAAACTGCCCTATTAGACGCTGCCATTTCAGGTGGAGATGGGAACGCTATTTTGATA gtgattttatttcttacaaaGACTCTAAAACGATCACTGGTACAAAGGTTGTTGACGGAGAGACCGGACGCAGTAAACATATACTTACATTACCTCTTTATAAGACTGCAAACGAATGAAATAACTGACATCTTGAC AATGCTGGGTCATGCCTCAGTCGCTGCT ATGAAGAATCTTCATATTATCATAAGGAACACGAGAGATCCGACCAAGCTGCTGCAAAAGCTGCACAACTGTTACAAAGTACACTTTGCCATGCTTCCTGATTGTAAGGAAGctatttttctgaaatcttACATCAAGCTGTTAG AGTGGCAAATGGCGATCAAACAGATAAATGACAATGAAGAGCTCCCATTCAACTCTTCACTTCTGAAATCTCTGCATTACGCATGCAAATATCATGGTAATGCGCGAGACAATTCCATAATGTCACCCGCAATGCTCTCTCGGGACCATCACGTCTCTCCCAAGCAACATGAAAAAGTTTCCCTGCAAGTCAAAGCTGCCTGCAGCGAGTGGGACGGTGTCGATCGTTTACTCTTAACGAAG GGAATACTTGGTAATACAAAACTGCAAACGCATTTACACATAgaagatatattgaaaatattgtacaaaaaCAACGCATCGCATGCCGTTCTCGAAAAGTATCTGAAATTTGTTGACAATTTAGAGAAGCGACTAGAATTGGCAAAGAAACTATCGTGCCATACAGTAGTAAtcgat ATATTTGTACAACAAGGGGACCGCACGATGCTGATGGATTACAAAGCGAAGTTGCAGCCTCAGTCGggagaatatttttatgctgAAAGTGCTTTACGTTTACCACATGTCAAGTGGAAAACGTAG
- the LOC105281750 gene encoding microtubule-associated protein RP/EB family member 1 isoform X3, which translates to MAVNVYATNMTSDNLSRHDMLAWVNDCLQSSFTKIEELCTGAVYCQFMDMLFPGSVPLKRVKFKTNLEHEYIQNFKILQGGFKKMNVDKVIPVDKLIKGRFQDNFEFLQWFKKFFDANYDGREYDAYEARGCIPLGSGVDGTHNLSNPQLVPLPPQSKPPQMQQKQIQQRNIIVPIDRLVKGRFQDNFEFLQWFKKFFDANYSGAEPYDALAMRGGEPMGSGGNNAPRGGSNAKRASPRDTVNSTKPATRTGEGQPSSMRAVNTNILVNKVPPSYRAPPKTTGVGNRDTGKIEELSAQLVELKMSVEGLEKERDFYFGKLRDIEVMCQDCDNGGDPPPIVQKILEVLYATEDGFAPPEELEGDGLAPDDEEEY; encoded by the exons ATGGCTGTTAACGTGTACGCCACAAATATGACGTCGGACAACCTCAGTCGCCACGACATGCTGGCATGGGTGAACGATTGTCTCCAGTCCTCGTTCACCAAGATCGAAGAGTTGTGTACCGGCGCGGTCTACTGTCAATTCATGGACATGCTCTTTCCGGGCAGTGTCCCCTTGAAAAGGGTGAAATTCAAGACCAATTTGGAGCAcgaatatatacaaaatttcaaaattctccAAGGTGGCTTCAAAAAGATGAATGTCGATAAG GTAATACCGGTGGACAAGCTGATAAAGGGCCGCTTCCAGGACAACTTTGAGTTTCTACAGTGGTTCAAAAAGTTTTTCGACGCGAATTACGACGGTCGTGAATACGATGCTTACGAGGCGCGTGGCTGCATACCGCTGGGTTCCGGCGTCGACGGAACGCATAATCTGTCAAATCCTCAATTGGTACCTTTGCCGCCACAATCGAAGCCGCCACAAATGCAACAAAAGCAAATACAGCAACGTAACATC ATTGTGCCAATTGATAGGCTGGTGAAAGGCAGGTTCCAAGACAACTTTGAGTTTTTGCAATGGTTCAAGAAGTTCTTTGACGCAAACTACTCGGGAGCAGAGCCGTACGATGCGCTTGCTATGCGAGGAGGGGAACCTATGGGTAGTGGCGGAAATAATGCACCTCGCGGTGGCTCTAATGCGAAACGTGCTTCCCCACGTGACACAGTAAATTCAACTAAACCTGCTACTCGTACTG GTGAGGGACAGCCATCTTCCATGCGCGCAGTTAATACAAACATTTTAG taAATAAAGTTCCACCGTCGTACCGCGCACCACCCAAAACCACAGGAGTCGGCAATCGTGATACTGGAAAAATCGAAGAACTCAGTGCACAG TTGGTGGAATTGAAAATGTCGGTCGAGGGCctggagaaggagagagatttttattttggaaaattaCGTGACATAGAAGTCATGTGCCAAGATTGCGACAATGGCGGTGATCCTCCACCTATTGTACAGAAAATTTTAGAAGTCCTTTACGCAACGGAG GACGGTTTTGCACCACCCGAGGAATTGGAAGGCGACGGACTTGCACCCGACGACGAAGAAGAATATTAA
- the LOC105281750 gene encoding microtubule-associated protein RP/EB family member 1 isoform X2, translated as MAVNVYATNMTSDNLSRHDMLAWVNDCLQSSFTKIEELCTGAVYCQFMDMLFPGSVPLKRVKFKTNLEHEYIQNFKILQGGFKKMNVDKVIPVDKLIKGRFQDNFEFLQWFKKFFDANYDGREYDAYEARGCIPLGSGVDGTHNLSNPQLVPLPPQSKPPQMQQKQIQQRNIVPRQQVNKVPPSYRAPPKTTGVGNRDTGKIEELSAQLVELKMSVEGLEKERDFYFGKLRDIEVMCQDCDNGGDPPPIVQKILEVLYATEDGFAPPEELEGDGLAPDDEEEY; from the exons ATGGCTGTTAACGTGTACGCCACAAATATGACGTCGGACAACCTCAGTCGCCACGACATGCTGGCATGGGTGAACGATTGTCTCCAGTCCTCGTTCACCAAGATCGAAGAGTTGTGTACCGGCGCGGTCTACTGTCAATTCATGGACATGCTCTTTCCGGGCAGTGTCCCCTTGAAAAGGGTGAAATTCAAGACCAATTTGGAGCAcgaatatatacaaaatttcaaaattctccAAGGTGGCTTCAAAAAGATGAATGTCGATAAG GTAATACCGGTGGACAAGCTGATAAAGGGCCGCTTCCAGGACAACTTTGAGTTTCTACAGTGGTTCAAAAAGTTTTTCGACGCGAATTACGACGGTCGTGAATACGATGCTTACGAGGCGCGTGGCTGCATACCGCTGGGTTCCGGCGTCGACGGAACGCATAATCTGTCAAATCCTCAATTGGTACCTTTGCCGCCACAATCGAAGCCGCCACAAATGCAACAAAAGCAAATACAGCAACGTAACATCGTCCCGCGACAGCAGG taAATAAAGTTCCACCGTCGTACCGCGCACCACCCAAAACCACAGGAGTCGGCAATCGTGATACTGGAAAAATCGAAGAACTCAGTGCACAG TTGGTGGAATTGAAAATGTCGGTCGAGGGCctggagaaggagagagatttttattttggaaaattaCGTGACATAGAAGTCATGTGCCAAGATTGCGACAATGGCGGTGATCCTCCACCTATTGTACAGAAAATTTTAGAAGTCCTTTACGCAACGGAG GACGGTTTTGCACCACCCGAGGAATTGGAAGGCGACGGACTTGCACCCGACGACGAAGAAGAATATTAA
- the LOC105281750 gene encoding microtubule-associated protein RP/EB family member 1 isoform X1 encodes MAVNVYATNMTSDNLSRHDMLAWVNDCLQSSFTKIEELCTGAVYCQFMDMLFPGSVPLKRVKFKTNLEHEYIQNFKILQGGFKKMNVDKIVPIDRLVKGRFQDNFEFLQWFKKFFDANYSGAEPYDALAMRGGEPMGSGGNNAPRGGSNAKRASPRDTVNSTKPATRTGEGQPSSMRAVNTNILVNKVPPSYRAPPKTTGVGNRDTGKIEELSAQLVELKMSVEGLEKERDFYFGKLRDIEVMCQDCDNGGDPPPIVQKILEVLYATEDGFAPPEELEGDGLAPDDEEEY; translated from the exons ATGGCTGTTAACGTGTACGCCACAAATATGACGTCGGACAACCTCAGTCGCCACGACATGCTGGCATGGGTGAACGATTGTCTCCAGTCCTCGTTCACCAAGATCGAAGAGTTGTGTACCGGCGCGGTCTACTGTCAATTCATGGACATGCTCTTTCCGGGCAGTGTCCCCTTGAAAAGGGTGAAATTCAAGACCAATTTGGAGCAcgaatatatacaaaatttcaaaattctccAAGGTGGCTTCAAAAAGATGAATGTCGATAAG ATTGTGCCAATTGATAGGCTGGTGAAAGGCAGGTTCCAAGACAACTTTGAGTTTTTGCAATGGTTCAAGAAGTTCTTTGACGCAAACTACTCGGGAGCAGAGCCGTACGATGCGCTTGCTATGCGAGGAGGGGAACCTATGGGTAGTGGCGGAAATAATGCACCTCGCGGTGGCTCTAATGCGAAACGTGCTTCCCCACGTGACACAGTAAATTCAACTAAACCTGCTACTCGTACTG GTGAGGGACAGCCATCTTCCATGCGCGCAGTTAATACAAACATTTTAG taAATAAAGTTCCACCGTCGTACCGCGCACCACCCAAAACCACAGGAGTCGGCAATCGTGATACTGGAAAAATCGAAGAACTCAGTGCACAG TTGGTGGAATTGAAAATGTCGGTCGAGGGCctggagaaggagagagatttttattttggaaaattaCGTGACATAGAAGTCATGTGCCAAGATTGCGACAATGGCGGTGATCCTCCACCTATTGTACAGAAAATTTTAGAAGTCCTTTACGCAACGGAG GACGGTTTTGCACCACCCGAGGAATTGGAAGGCGACGGACTTGCACCCGACGACGAAGAAGAATATTAA